One Nicotiana tomentosiformis chromosome 4, ASM39032v3, whole genome shotgun sequence genomic window carries:
- the LOC104088455 gene encoding AP-4 complex subunit mu: protein MISQFFVLSQRGDSIVFRDYRGDVPKGSAEIFFRKVKFWKEDGGEEAPPVFNVDGVNYFHVKVVGLLFVATSRTNLSPSLVLELLQRIARVIKDYLGVLNEDSLRKNFVLVYELLDEVIDFGYVQTTSTEILKSYIFNEPIMVDAGRLPPLGPAAMFMQGTKRMPGTAITKSVVANEPGGRKREEIFVDIIEKISITFSSSGYILTSEIDGTIQMKSYLTGNPEIRLALNEDLSIGRAGGRSVYDYGGSAGSGAVILDDCNFHESVHLDSFDVDRTLTLVPPDGEFPVMNYRITQEFKPPFRINTLIEEAGSLKAEVILKIRAEFPSDITANTILVQMPLPTYTSRVSFELEPGAVGQTTDFKESNKRLEWSLKKILGGSDHTLRAKLTFSQESHGNITKEAGPVSMTFTIPMYNPSRLQVKYLQIAKKSKAYNPYRWVRYVTQANSYVARI from the exons ATGATTTCTCAGTTCTTCGTGCTTTCTCAGAGAGGCGATAGCATTGTCTTCCGTGACT ATCGGGGTGATGTACCAAAAGGAAGTGCAGAGATCTTCTTCAGGAAAGTAAAGTTTTGGAAAGAAGACGGTGGAGAGGAAGCACCTCCTGTATTT AATGTGGATGGTGTGAACTACTTCCATGTGAAGGTAGTTGGTCTGCTTTTCGTCGCGACATCTAGGACAAATTTGTCGCCTTCTCTTGTATTGGAGCTTCTTCAGAGGATTGCACGTGTAATCAAAGATTACCTCGGTGTTCTAAATGAAGATTCGTTGCGTAAAAATTTTGTGCTGGTGTATGAGCTTCTGGATGAAGTTATT GAttttggttatgtgcaaacaaCATCGACAGAAATCTTGAAGTCTTACATATTTAATGAGCCAATTATGGTTGATGCTGGCCGTCTGCCGCCTCTTGGTCCTGCTGCCATGTTCATG CAAGGAACCAAAAGAATGCCAGGGACAGCAATTACTAAATCTGTTGTGGCAAATGAACCCGGGGGAAGAAAGAGGGAGGAAATTTTCGTGGATATAATTGAAAAAATAAGCATTACTTTCAGCTCAAGT GGATATATATTGACTTCTGAAATTGATGGGACCATCCAAATGAAGAGCTACCTTACTGGTAATCCAGAAATTAGATTAGCTCTAAATGAGGATCTGAGCATTGGAAGGGCCGGTGGGAGATCAGTTTATG ATTATGGAGGTTCGGCTGGTTCTGGAGCAGTAATACTGGATGATTGCAATTTCCATGAATCTGTGCACCTTGATAGTTTTGATGTGGACAGGACCCTGACTCTG GTTCCACCTGACGGTGAATTCCCTGTCATGAATTACCGGATAACCCAGGAATTCAAGCCTCCCTTTCGCATTAATACTTTGATTGAGGAAGCTGGATCACTTAAG GCTGAAGTCATCTTGAAGATCCGTGCTGAATTTCCTTCAGACATCACTGCGAATACAATCTTGGTGCAAATGCCGCTGCCTACATATACAAGCAG AGTAAGCTTTGAGTTGGAACCTGGTGCAGTTGGTCAAACAACTGATTTTAAGGAATCCAATAAGAGGCTTGAGTGGAGTTTGAAGAAG ATTCTCGGTGGGTCAGATCATACATTACGTGCCAAGCTAACATTTTCGCAAGAGTCACATG GAAATATCACCAAGGAAGCTGGACCAGTGAGCATGACCTTCACAATCCCAATGTATAATCCTTCAAGGCTTCAG GTGAAATATTTACAAATCGCAAAGAAGTCAAAAGCATATAATCCTTATCGGTGGGTGAGATATGTGACTCAGGCCAATTCCTATGTTGCTCGTATATGA
- the LOC104088454 gene encoding transcription factor bHLH30-like — protein sequence MLSSLQGCNGFLQRANSGQFLHQRNNNNVVDEYGKSTRKNKSKDVALTHAMAERKRRERINAHLHTLKKLFPHLPKKDKSRVLTEAVTQLKELRKKVAQQMETQKDSEGNYNGNNGLSSFFLPGENDEVSVNFCEESYNDEQTVKATVCCEDRMGLNRDLSAAVRLVQGRVIKAEMATVGGRTKAEMLVVLCKAGGGEKDTGQLRRALMAVVENRCLGLGSSLNLGRRFGDKKWACFG from the exons ATGTTGTCTTCATTACAAGGTTGTAATGGGTTTTTACAGCGTGCAAATTCTGGGCAATTTCTTCATCAGAGGAATAACAATAATGTGGTTGATGAATATGGAAAATCAACAAggaaaaataaatcaaaagatgTAGCTTTAACACATGCCATGGCGGAGCGTAAACGTAGAGAAAGAATCAATGCACATCTTCATACTCTCAAGAAACTCTTTCCTCATCTCCCTAAA AAGGACAAGTCAAGAGTGCTAACGGAGGCAGTCACTCAACTGAAGGAACTACGGAAGAAGGTAGCTCAACAAATGGAAACACAGAAAGATAGTGAAGGAAACTACAATGGCAACAATGGGTTATCATCTTTCTTTCTACCCGGTGAAAATGATGAAGTATCAGTAAATTTCTGTGAAGAAAGTTACAATGATGAACAAACGGTCAAAGCTACGGTTTGTTGTGAGGACAGAATGGGGTTGAACCGGGACTTATCAGCGGCGGTTCGGTTAGTTCAAGGCCGGGTGATCAAGGCGGAGATGGCGACGGTCGGAGGCCGGACAAAGGCGGAGATGTTGGTGGTGTTGTGTAAGGCTGGTGGAGGAGAAAAAGACACTGGACAACTAAGACGGGCTTTAATGGCCGTTGTGGAAAATAGGTGTTTGGGCTTGGGAAGTTCTCTAAATTTGGGCCGGAGATTTGGTGATAAAAAATGGGCTTGTTTTGGTTGA
- the LOC104088453 gene encoding uncharacterized protein, with protein sequence MTKVKLGSEKHKEEESRKRKRDKIPETPKSNSKKSEFGPSMSKSPESAKINTSVPQKTEKGSGKAQSDGLKGKNRSTDEDTKVTTTAEKSAPSTRRVKIMRELGLMAPSGSPFHKGEHVSPFIPKGRVSAPSRSSSHPKERLPPIQRIVVCGLSAASSADNVMK encoded by the exons ATGACAAAAGTAAAGTTAGGCTCAGAAAAGCATAAGGAAGAGGAAAGTCGAAAAAGAAAGCGAGATAAAATCCCGGAGACACCCAAGTCAAACAGCAAAAAATCT GAGTTTGGACCTTCCATGAGTAAATCGCCAGAAAGTGCAAAAATCAATACCTCAGTTCCACAGAAAACTGAAAAAGGATCTGGCAAAGCCCAAAGTGATGGTCTCAAGGGAAAGAACAGGTCCACGGATGAA GACACTAAGGTGACCACTACAGCTGAAAAATCTGCACCAAGCACACGCCGAGTGAAAATTATGCGTGAGCTTGGTTTGATGGCACCTTCTGGGTCTCCATTTCATAAAGGGGAACATGTTTCTCCATTTATTCCCAAGGGACGTGTTTCTGCTCCTTCCAGGTCTTCATCTCATCCTAAGGAACGTCTTCCTCCAATTCAGAGAATAGTTGTTTGTGGTCTATCTGCTGCTAGTTCCGCGGATAATGTTATGAAGTAG